Sequence from the Candidatus Woesearchaeota archaeon genome:
CATGGAAATTCGCATCTTAGAAAAAGCAAAAGATAAAATGTATTTGTCTTTCATGATCAGAGGAACGACGCCAGCGTATGCAAATACATTGCGTCGCCTGATGGTAGGAGAAGTTCCTACAATGGCTATCGAAGATGTAGAACTTTTCAAAAACAGTTCGCCTATGTACGATGAAACTGTCGCGCACAGACTCGGTTTAATCCCCCTCACCACTGACCTTAAATCATATCGAATGAAAAAAGGACCAGAAGATGATGGCGCTGCTGCGTGTGAAACAACATTAACACTCAAAGCAAAGGGACCATGCACTGTGTATGCGTCTTCATTAAAAGCAAAGGATCCAAAAGTAGTTCCTGCATATCCGGACATGCCAATTTGCATCTTGCTCAAAGGGCAAGAACTTGAGTTGCAGGCAGTCGCAATCCTTGGTAAAGGAAGAACG
This genomic interval carries:
- a CDS encoding DNA-directed RNA polymerase subunit D, with amino-acid sequence MEIRILEKAKDKMYLSFMIRGTTPAYANTLRRLMVGEVPTMAIEDVELFKNSSPMYDETVAHRLGLIPLTTDLKSYRMKKGPEDDGAAACETTLTLKAKGPCTVYASSLKAKDPKVVPAYPDMPICILLKGQELELQAVAILGKGRTHTKWSPGLVWYSYEPTLTINPKSDQLEKVKHLYPPQIFDKSGKIDKAAILDNNLVDAVDGVCDDVIKVEYNDKNIIFHVESWGQLDAKTIVQKAIELFDEQLDAFDASLKDLK